In a single window of the Elaeis guineensis isolate ETL-2024a chromosome 8, EG11, whole genome shotgun sequence genome:
- the LOC105035716 gene encoding chalcone synthase 3-like, giving the protein MSTTVEEIRQAQRAEGPATVLAIGTATPANVVYQADYPDYYFRITNSEHLDDLKEKFKRMCDKSMIRKRYMHLTEEILKENPNMCAYMAPSLDARQDLVVVEVPKLGKEAATKAIKEWGQPKSLITHLIFCTTSGVDMPGADYQLTKLLGLRPSINRFMMYQQGCFAGGTVLRLAKDLAENNRGARVLVVCSEITAVTFRGPSESHLDSLVGQALFGDGAAALIVGADPDLAIERPLFQLISASQTILPDSEGAIDGHLREVGLTFHLLKDVPGLISKNIEKSLVQALRPIGINDWNSIFWVAHPGGPAILDQVEEKVGLKKEKMRATREVLKEYGNMSSACVLFILDEMRRRSTEEGLATTGEGLEWGVLFGFGPGLTVETVVLHSMPIASR; this is encoded by the exons ATGTCGACGACCGTGGAGGAGATCCGTCAGGCTCAGAGGGCCGAGGGACCGGCGACGGTGCTCGCCATCGGCACCGCCACCCCTGCTAATGTCGTGTACCAGGCCGACTACCCCGATTACTATTTTCGAATCACCAACAGCGAGCATCTCGACGACCTCAAGGAGAAATTTAAGAGAATGT GTGACAAGTCAATGATCCGCAAGCGCTACATGCACCTTACAGAGGAGATCCTGAAGGAGAATCCCAACATGTGTGCATACATGGCTCCATCACTGGATGCCCGACAGGATCTGGTGGTCGTCGAGGTCCCGAAGCTTGGCAAGGAGGCAGCTACCAAGGCCATCAAGGAGTGGGGCCAGCCCAAGTCCCTGATCACCCATCTCATCTTCTGCACTACCAGTGGCGTTGACATGCCCGGGGCCGACTACCAGCTTACCAAGCTGCTCGGCCTTCGCCCCTCCATCAACCGCTTCATGATGTACCAACAGGGTTGCTTTGCCGGTGGCACTGTGCTCCGCCTTGCAAAGGATCTTGCCGAAAACAACCGCGGTGCTCGTGTTCTTGTTGTTTGCTCCGAGATCACTGCTGTCACCTTCCGAGGCCCTTCCGAGTCCCACCTTGATAGCCTTGTTGGTCAGGCGCTCTTCGGTGATGGTGCTGCAGCCCTGATCGTCGGCGCCGATCCCGATCTAGCCATCGAACGACCGCTTTTCCAACTTATCTCAGCTAGCCAGACCATCCTCCCTGATTCTGAAGGAGCCATCGATGGTCACTTGAGAGAAGTGGGGCTTACCTTCCACCTACTGAAGGATGTGCCTGGGCTGATATCGAAGAACATCGAGAAGAGTTTGGTTCAGGCTCTACGGCCAATTGGGATCAATGACTGGAACTCTATTTTTTGGGTGGCACACCCAGGAGGACCGGCAATACTAGATCAGGTGGAGGAGAAGGTGGGGCTCAAGAAAGAGAAGATGAGGGCAACAAGGGAGGTGCTGAAGGAATATGGGAACATGTCGAGTGCTTGTGTGCTGTTTATACTCGACGAGATGAGGAGGAGGTCAACGGAGGAAGGGTTGGCGACGACCGGCGAGGGGTTGGAGTGGGGAGTACTCTTTGGGTTCGGGCCGGGCCTCACGGTCGAGACTGTAGTGCTGCACAGCATGCCCATTGCTTCCCGTTGA